In the Kitasatospora terrestris genome, one interval contains:
- the nth gene encoding endonuclease III has protein sequence MAESKVRKAAAPKPAAKKAAVKPKKPESQLAMVRRARRINRELAELYPYAHPELDFDNPFQLLVATVLSAQTTDLRVNQTTPALFAKYPTPEDMAAAVPEELEELIRPTGFFRNKAKSLLGLSTALRDEFGGEVPGRLEDLVTLPGVGRKTANVVLGNAFGVPGITVDTHFGRLARRFGWTAEEDPVKVEAAVAAIFPTSEWTMLSHRVVFHGRRVCHAQKPACGACPVAGLCPSYGVGVTDPEKAAGLLKYELAGKPGQRLRPPADFPGEAAARADAVAHDGRVADLATADGEGDAA, from the coding sequence ATGGCAGAGAGCAAGGTCCGGAAGGCGGCGGCGCCGAAGCCGGCGGCGAAGAAGGCGGCGGTGAAGCCGAAGAAGCCGGAGTCGCAACTGGCGATGGTGCGGCGGGCCCGGCGGATCAACCGGGAGCTGGCGGAGCTGTACCCGTACGCGCACCCGGAGCTGGACTTCGACAACCCGTTCCAGCTGCTGGTGGCGACCGTGCTGTCCGCGCAGACCACCGACCTGCGGGTGAACCAGACCACGCCGGCGCTGTTCGCGAAGTACCCCACGCCGGAGGACATGGCCGCGGCCGTCCCGGAGGAGCTGGAGGAGCTGATCCGGCCGACCGGCTTCTTCCGCAACAAGGCGAAGTCGCTGCTGGGGCTCTCCACCGCGCTGCGGGACGAGTTCGGCGGCGAGGTTCCCGGCCGCCTGGAGGACCTGGTCACCCTGCCCGGTGTCGGCCGCAAGACCGCCAACGTGGTGCTGGGCAACGCCTTCGGCGTGCCGGGCATCACGGTGGACACCCACTTCGGTCGGCTCGCCCGCCGCTTCGGCTGGACGGCCGAGGAGGATCCGGTGAAGGTCGAGGCGGCGGTCGCCGCGATCTTCCCCACGTCGGAGTGGACGATGCTCTCGCACCGCGTGGTCTTCCACGGCCGCCGCGTCTGCCACGCGCAGAAGCCGGCCTGCGGCGCCTGCCCGGTGGCCGGGCTGTGCCCCTCGTACGGGGTGGGGGTGACCGACCCCGAGAAGGCGGCCGGGCTGCTCAAGTACGAGCTGGCCGGCAAGCCCGGTCAGCGGCTGCGCCCGCCCGCGGACTTCCCGG
- a CDS encoding isocitrate lyase/phosphoenolpyruvate mutase family protein has product MTTEIQHPIAPTAPRTLDRARRLRALAAGPAALILPNAWDAGSAAVIAGAGAEVIATTSGGVSWSVGRGDGQRLDRQEMVDAIRRVADAVDVPVTADIEGGYGPAPDAVAETVRAVVGAGAVGVNLEDSAAVGGPLFGIEEQVARLRAARRAAADAGLPEFFLNARTDVHLFGIGAPADRPEETLRRAEAYAEAGADGLFVPGLLDLDALRELCARSPLPVNAMAVPGGPTATELAAAGVRRISLGTALAQAAYTAAHRAATELLTTGGLTTLDGVFDFPTVNAHFTP; this is encoded by the coding sequence ATGACCACCGAGATCCAGCACCCCATTGCTCCCACCGCCCCCCGCACCCTCGACCGGGCCCGCCGCCTGCGCGCCCTCGCGGCCGGTCCCGCCGCACTGATCCTCCCCAACGCCTGGGACGCCGGCAGCGCGGCGGTGATCGCGGGGGCCGGAGCCGAGGTGATCGCCACCACCAGCGGGGGCGTGTCCTGGTCGGTCGGGCGCGGCGACGGCCAGCGGCTGGACCGGCAGGAGATGGTCGACGCGATCCGCCGCGTGGCCGACGCCGTCGACGTCCCGGTGACCGCCGACATCGAGGGCGGCTACGGCCCGGCGCCCGACGCGGTCGCCGAGACCGTCCGGGCCGTGGTGGGGGCGGGCGCCGTGGGCGTCAACCTGGAGGACTCCGCAGCGGTCGGCGGTCCGCTGTTCGGGATCGAGGAGCAGGTCGCCCGGCTGCGCGCCGCCCGGCGGGCCGCCGCCGACGCGGGCCTGCCGGAGTTCTTCCTCAACGCCCGCACCGACGTCCACCTCTTCGGCATCGGCGCCCCGGCCGACCGCCCGGAGGAGACGCTGCGCCGGGCCGAGGCGTACGCCGAGGCCGGAGCCGACGGCCTCTTCGTCCCGGGCCTGCTCGACCTGGACGCGCTGCGCGAGCTCTGCGCGCGCTCACCCCTCCCGGTCAACGCCATGGCCGTCCCGGGCGGCCCGACCGCCACCGAACTCGCCGCCGCCGGCGTCCGCCGGATCAGCCTGGGCACCGCCCTCGCCCAGGCCGCCTACACCGCCGCCCACCGCGCCGCCACCGAACTCCTCACCACCGGCGGCCTCACCACCCTCGACGGCGTCTTCGACTTCCCCACCGTCAACGCCCACTTCACCCCCTGA